The Streptomyces sp. B3I8 nucleotide sequence GCCGCTGCACGTAGTAACGGACCACCAGACCGCCCAGGCTGTGCCCGACCAGGCACACCGGCCTGCCGCCCGCCTGCCGCCGCACCCGCTCCACCTGTTCGCCCAGCAGCCGGGCGGCCTCGGGGATGTCGGGGTTGAAGGCGTTGTACGTCGCCATGAAGCACGGCCCGGCACCACTGTCGCTCAGGGCCCGGCGCAGTCGGGTGAAGATCGACGAGCGGTCCGCCAGCCCGTGCACGAACAGCACCGGCAGGCCGTTCTCGTCGGCGCAGTCCAGCTCCTCCAGCCGTGCGTCGTCGCCGCCCAGCCACGAGGTGAGGCCGCGCACCCCCTGCAGGGTCAGCTCCCACGGCAGACCGGCCAGCCGCACGTACGCCCATCCGGTCTCCAGTGCGGCACCGCGCAACGCCATCAGTGAGGCGACGACGACACGCGCTCTCATCAGATCCAGGCCCGTGATGCTCATGTGCGGGTCGACCTCCGTCCGGCGCGTCGCCCGGTCTCCCGAAAACCCGCGCCCTCGGCCGAATCCAGGACCCTCGAGTACCCCGGCCGCCCCGCACGAACCCGCGGTCCCCGATCGGCGCGACCTCCGACCCGAGCGAACCCCGATCAGCGACTGCCGTGCCTGCGCCCGGAGGCCGCCTCCGCCCGCCGGGAGAGCGTCCCCGCCACCCCCTCCCACACCATCCGCCCGAACACGGCGCCCCCGTACACCACGAACCCGACCCCCGCGAGCCACGACTCCACCACCAGTACGGTGCCGACCGCCCCGTAGCTCACCGCGTTGGTCACCACCAGCGGCGTGAAGACCAGGATCGAGAACAGCCGAAGCCCGGCCAGACACGCCACCGT carries:
- a CDS encoding triacylglycerol lipase, which produces MSITGLDLMRARVVVASLMALRGAALETGWAYVRLAGLPWELTLQGVRGLTSWLGGDDARLEELDCADENGLPVLFVHGLADRSSIFTRLRRALSDSGAGPCFMATYNAFNPDIPEAARLLGEQVERVRRQAGGRPVCLVGHSLGGLVVRYYVQRLGGDAHVPLAITLGTPHGGTAMALWGIPHPFLRHLRPGSALLAELDEPCRGCRTRFVSFYSDLDEAVIPTSRGRLDHPDLRVRNVRVHGVGHLMLPVDGTVIDEVRAVLAEGPGLPLAG